The Mycobacterium paragordonae genome includes a region encoding these proteins:
- a CDS encoding glutamate--cysteine ligase gives MGEEVKRTTYDRAHRREYRRKVRVCLDVFETMLARTSFDSEHPLTGMEIECNLVDAEYQPAMSNRYVLDAIGDPAYQTELGAYNIEFNVPPRPLPGHTTLDLEKDVRASLNDAELKANASGSHIVMIGILPTLMPKHLSEGWMSESNRYAALNESILEGRGEDIPINIAGPEPLSWQAASIAPESACTSMQLHLQVAPDDFAANWNAAQALAGPQLALAANSPYFFGHHLWAETRIELFAQSTDTRPEELKTQGVRPRVWFGERWITSAVDLFKENIRYFPSLLPELSDEDPVAELTAGRTPRLAELRLHNGTVYRWNRPVYDVSNGRPQLRLENRVLPAGPSVVDMLANSAFYYGMLRTMSEAEEPVWSQMSFPVAHRNFLDAAQQGIDARLHWPGVGEVGAGKLVLDTLLPMAHEGLRRWGVDVEVRDRFLGVIEGRARTGRNGASWQVATVGALEEAGMTRPRALAEMLRRYCEHMHANEPVHTWPVRPG, from the coding sequence GTGGGCGAAGAGGTCAAGCGCACCACGTATGACCGCGCACATCGGCGGGAGTACCGGCGCAAAGTGCGGGTGTGTCTCGACGTCTTCGAAACGATGCTCGCGCGGACCAGCTTCGATTCGGAGCACCCGCTCACCGGCATGGAAATCGAATGCAACCTGGTTGACGCCGAATACCAGCCGGCGATGTCGAACCGATACGTGCTGGATGCCATCGGCGATCCCGCATATCAGACCGAATTAGGCGCTTACAACATCGAATTCAACGTGCCGCCCCGCCCGCTACCCGGTCACACCACCCTGGACCTGGAGAAAGACGTACGGGCCAGCCTCAACGACGCCGAACTCAAGGCCAACGCCAGCGGTTCCCACATCGTCATGATCGGCATCCTGCCCACCCTGATGCCCAAGCATCTGTCCGAGGGCTGGATGAGTGAGTCGAACCGGTATGCGGCCCTGAACGAGTCGATCTTGGAGGGCCGCGGCGAGGATATCCCCATCAACATCGCCGGCCCCGAGCCGCTGAGCTGGCAGGCCGCCTCGATCGCACCCGAATCAGCTTGCACCAGCATGCAATTGCACCTACAGGTGGCTCCCGACGACTTCGCCGCCAACTGGAACGCCGCGCAGGCGCTGGCCGGCCCGCAACTGGCGCTGGCCGCGAACTCGCCGTATTTCTTCGGCCACCACCTGTGGGCGGAAACCCGCATCGAGTTGTTCGCCCAGTCCACCGACACCCGTCCCGAAGAGCTGAAAACTCAGGGAGTGCGGCCCCGGGTCTGGTTCGGCGAACGCTGGATCACCTCGGCCGTCGACCTGTTCAAGGAGAACATCCGGTATTTCCCGTCGTTGCTGCCGGAACTGTCAGACGAGGATCCCGTCGCGGAACTGACGGCGGGACGCACGCCGCGGCTCGCCGAACTGCGCCTGCACAACGGCACCGTGTACCGGTGGAACCGGCCGGTGTACGACGTCTCCAACGGCCGCCCCCAGCTGCGCCTGGAGAACCGGGTACTGCCGGCCGGGCCGAGTGTCGTTGACATGCTGGCGAATTCGGCCTTTTACTACGGGATGCTGCGGACCATGTCGGAAGCCGAAGAGCCGGTCTGGTCGCAGATGAGTTTCCCGGTGGCACATCGCAATTTCCTGGATGCCGCTCAACAAGGAATCGATGCGCGGCTGCACTGGCCAGGTGTGGGCGAGGTGGGCGCCGGGAAACTGGTGTTGGACACGCTCTTGCCGATGGCCCACGAGGGCTTGCGGCGGTGGGGTGTCGATGTCGAAGTCCGCGACCGCTTCCTCGGCGTCATCGAGGGCCGGGCCAGGACCGGGCGCAATGGCGCCAGCTGGCAGGTAGCCACCGTCGGCGCCCTGGAGGAGGCCGGCATGACCCGGCCCCGGGCCCTCGCCGAGATGCTGCGCCGCTACTGCGAACACATGCACGCCAACGAACCGGTCCACACGTGGCCAGTCAGGCCCGGCTAG
- the egtC gene encoding ergothioneine biosynthesis protein EgtC yields MCRHLGWLGAPVSVSSLVLDPPQGLRVQSYAPRRQKHGLMNADGWGVGFFSDLPDPTPRRWRSPAPLWGDASFDSVAPVLRSHCVVAAVRSATVGMPLEASATAPFTDGQWLLSHNGIVDRAVLPLSANAESVCDSAVLAAAIFDRGLDALGDTIIEVGSTDPLARLNIMAANGSRLLATAWGDTLSILRRADGVVLASEPYDDDPDWEDIPDRHLVEVTGDQIVLTALNRSKGF; encoded by the coding sequence ATGTGTCGTCATCTGGGCTGGCTCGGTGCACCGGTCAGCGTCTCTTCCCTGGTCCTGGACCCGCCGCAGGGTCTGCGGGTGCAGTCGTACGCGCCGCGCCGGCAGAAACACGGGCTGATGAACGCCGACGGTTGGGGCGTGGGCTTCTTCTCGGATCTCCCGGACCCCACGCCGCGACGCTGGCGCAGTCCGGCGCCGCTGTGGGGGGACGCCTCGTTCGACTCGGTGGCGCCGGTGCTGCGAAGTCACTGCGTGGTAGCGGCGGTGCGCTCGGCGACCGTCGGCATGCCGCTCGAAGCCAGCGCGACCGCGCCGTTCACCGATGGGCAATGGCTGTTGTCGCACAACGGAATTGTCGACCGCGCGGTATTGCCACTCTCGGCGAACGCCGAATCCGTCTGTGACAGTGCGGTTCTGGCCGCGGCCATCTTCGACCGCGGTCTGGACGCGCTGGGGGACACGATCATCGAGGTCGGCTCGACGGACCCGCTGGCCAGGCTGAACATCATGGCGGCCAACGGTTCCCGGCTGCTAGCCACGGCCTGGGGAGACACCTTGTCGATCCTGCGCCGTGCCGACGGCGTGGTGCTGGCCAGCGAACCCTACGATGACGACCCGGACTGGGAAGACATCCCCGACCGGCATCTGGTGGAAGTGACCGGTGACCAAATCGTGTTGACTGCGTTGAACCGCTCGAAAGGATTCTGA
- a CDS encoding VOC family protein has translation MLKIASAHLWVHDQEVALKYWTEKVGMEVRQDVSLPGLDFRWLTVGPPGQDDVSIVLMAIPGEPVMDAATHKQVAEVMAKGFAGTVFLTTEDCAATYAEMKSRGVEFTEEPHEMPYGIDCGFRDPSGNSVRLTQLAEIG, from the coding sequence ATGCTCAAGATTGCCAGCGCCCACCTCTGGGTGCATGACCAGGAAGTCGCCCTGAAGTACTGGACCGAGAAGGTGGGTATGGAAGTGCGGCAGGATGTTTCACTGCCGGGCCTGGATTTCCGCTGGCTCACCGTCGGCCCTCCCGGCCAGGACGACGTGTCGATCGTGCTGATGGCGATTCCGGGCGAGCCGGTGATGGACGCGGCCACCCACAAGCAGGTCGCCGAAGTGATGGCGAAGGGCTTCGCCGGCACGGTGTTCCTCACCACCGAGGACTGCGCGGCCACCTACGCCGAAATGAAGTCGCGCGGAGTGGAATTCACCGAAGAGCCGCACGAGATGCCCTACGGCATCGACTGCGGGTTCCGCGACCCGTCCGGCAACAGCGTGCGCTTGACCCAATTGGCCGAGATCGGCTAG
- the egtE gene encoding ergothioneine biosynthesis PLP-dependent enzyme EgtE, with the protein MSHPHALAERWRAARPPVAGLHLDSAACSRQSLAALDAAARHALHESEVGGYVAAEAAGAVLDAGRAAVAKLCGLTDAEVVYTTGSLNALDVLLGSWPRDRRKLACLPGEYGPNLAVMEAHGFEVRQLPALDDGRLAIDDAAFELEDNPPDLVHLTPVASHRGIVQPLSMMAELCRELGVPLVVDAAQALGQIDCAVGADVTYSSSRKWMAGPRGVGVLVIRPELMQRLTPRAPLGFGEANVAARVGFSVAVGEHLACGPELIRARLAELGAIARRLLADVDGWAVVEEAEEPSAITTLAPTDGVDPQGVRDWLFAERRILTTYGGVQRAPMEMTGPVLRISPHVDTSTEDLETFAEALIEATAATAQT; encoded by the coding sequence GTGAGCCACCCTCACGCGCTGGCCGAACGGTGGCGCGCGGCCCGGCCGCCGGTTGCCGGCCTGCATCTGGACAGCGCGGCCTGCTCGCGGCAGAGCCTGGCGGCACTGGACGCGGCGGCCCGGCATGCGCTGCACGAATCCGAGGTCGGCGGGTACGTGGCGGCCGAGGCGGCGGGCGCGGTGCTGGACGCGGGACGCGCTGCCGTAGCGAAGCTTTGCGGCCTGACCGATGCCGAGGTCGTCTACACCACCGGCTCGTTGAATGCCCTCGATGTGCTGTTGGGCAGTTGGCCGCGGGATCGTCGCAAGCTGGCCTGCCTGCCTGGTGAATACGGACCCAACCTGGCGGTGATGGAGGCGCACGGATTCGAGGTGCGTCAGCTTCCGGCTCTGGACGACGGCCGGCTGGCGATCGATGACGCGGCCTTCGAGCTGGAAGACAACCCGCCCGACCTGGTGCACCTGACACCGGTGGCCAGCCACCGCGGCATCGTGCAGCCGCTGTCGATGATGGCCGAACTGTGCCGCGAGCTCGGTGTGCCGTTGGTGGTGGACGCCGCACAGGCGCTAGGACAGATTGACTGTGCGGTGGGTGCCGACGTCACGTACTCCTCGTCGCGTAAATGGATGGCGGGGCCGCGCGGTGTCGGCGTGCTGGTGATCCGCCCCGAACTGATGCAACGGCTGACGCCGCGGGCGCCCCTGGGTTTCGGTGAGGCGAATGTTGCTGCCCGAGTGGGATTTTCGGTAGCGGTGGGCGAGCACCTGGCGTGCGGGCCGGAGCTCATCCGGGCCCGGCTGGCCGAATTGGGGGCGATCGCCCGCAGGCTGCTGGCCGATGTCGACGGCTGGGCGGTGGTCGAGGAGGCCGAAGAGCCAAGCGCGATAACCACATTGGCGCCCACCGACGGCGTGGACCCGCAAGGGGTGCGGGATTGGTTGTTTGCCGAGCGCCGGATCCTGACCACCTACGGCGGAGTGCAACGTGCCCCGATGGAGATGACGGGCCCGGTACTGCGGATCTCCCCGCATGTCGACACCTCGACTGAGGATCTCGAGACGTTCGCCGAGGCGCTCATCGAGGCGACAGCTGCTACCGCGCAGACGTAA
- a CDS encoding class I SAM-dependent methyltransferase has protein sequence MTDQVMDWDDAYQEKVFQAPPPWNIGEPQPDLAALIAAGKVQGEVLDAGCGVAELSLALAAAGYTVVGMDNSPTAISEATKAARERGLTTATFVVEDITKFSGYDGRFGTVIDSTLFHSLPVEDRDAYLQAIHRAAAPGAGYYALVFAKGAFPAEAPYRPNEVDEQELRTAVSKYWQVDEIRPAAIHGTMPQIPDMPPPPHPVDEKGRVMMPAYLLSAHKADQ, from the coding sequence ATGACGGATCAGGTAATGGACTGGGACGACGCGTACCAGGAGAAGGTCTTCCAAGCACCGCCGCCGTGGAATATCGGCGAGCCGCAGCCCGATCTGGCCGCACTGATCGCCGCCGGCAAGGTCCAGGGTGAGGTACTCGACGCCGGATGCGGGGTCGCCGAGTTATCGCTGGCGCTGGCCGCCGCGGGTTACACCGTTGTCGGCATGGACAATTCGCCCACCGCCATTTCCGAAGCAACGAAGGCCGCACGAGAGCGCGGCCTCACCACTGCCACTTTCGTGGTGGAAGACATCACAAAATTCTCGGGGTATGACGGCCGATTCGGCACGGTGATCGACAGCACCCTGTTCCACTCCCTACCGGTCGAGGATCGCGACGCCTACCTACAGGCGATTCATCGGGCGGCCGCCCCCGGCGCCGGTTACTACGCCTTGGTGTTCGCCAAGGGCGCCTTCCCCGCCGAGGCCCCCTACCGGCCCAATGAGGTCGACGAGCAGGAACTTCGCACCGCTGTCTCCAAGTACTGGCAGGTCGACGAGATCCGGCCGGCCGCGATCCATGGAACCATGCCGCAGATTCCAGACATGCCGCCGCCGCCGCACCCGGTTGACGAGAAGGGCCGCGTGATGATGCCCGCTTATCTACTGAGCGCGCACAAGGCCGATCAGTAG
- the egtD gene encoding L-histidine N(alpha)-methyltransferase — protein sequence MTLTLSNHLAEDSALHALRRDVFVGLQQQPKSLPPKWFYDATGSDLFEQITRLPEYYPTRAEAEILRARSAEIASASQADTLVELGSGTSEKTRLLLDALRDRASLRSFVPFDVDASVLSAAARAIQGEYPGIEIRAVCGDFEEHLAEIPGGGRRLFVFLGSTIGNLTPEPRADFLAALSAVMQPGDSLLLGTDLVKDTGRLVRAYDDAAGVTARFNLNVLSVINRQLDADFDVDSFEHVARWNSDEERIEMWLRSTRPQQVRVDALDLTVDFGAGEEMITEVSCKFRPDAVSDELSAAGLRRIRWWTDEAGDFGLSLAAK from the coding sequence ATGACGCTCACGCTGTCCAACCACCTGGCCGAAGACTCGGCGTTGCACGCGCTGCGGCGCGACGTCTTCGTCGGCCTGCAGCAGCAACCGAAGTCGTTGCCGCCCAAGTGGTTCTACGATGCGACGGGCAGCGACCTGTTCGAACAGATCACCAGGCTGCCGGAGTATTACCCGACGCGCGCCGAGGCCGAGATTCTGCGTGCCCGCTCCGCCGAGATCGCGTCGGCCAGCCAGGCCGACACCCTGGTCGAACTTGGCAGCGGGACATCGGAGAAGACCCGGCTGCTGCTCGACGCGCTGCGCGACCGGGCGTCACTGCGCAGCTTCGTTCCGTTCGACGTCGACGCCAGTGTGCTGTCGGCGGCCGCCAGAGCCATCCAGGGCGAGTACCCGGGCATCGAAATCAGGGCTGTCTGCGGGGATTTCGAGGAACACCTGGCCGAAATTCCGGGGGGTGGGCGCCGACTCTTCGTGTTTCTGGGCTCGACGATCGGGAACCTGACGCCGGAGCCTCGCGCCGACTTCCTCGCGGCACTATCCGCGGTGATGCAGCCGGGGGACAGTCTGCTGCTGGGCACCGATCTGGTGAAGGACACCGGTCGGCTGGTGCGGGCCTACGACGATGCGGCCGGGGTGACGGCGCGATTCAACCTCAATGTGCTCTCCGTGATCAATCGGCAGCTTGACGCGGATTTCGACGTCGACTCCTTTGAACACGTCGCGCGCTGGAACAGCGACGAGGAGCGCATCGAGATGTGGTTGCGCTCCACCAGGCCCCAGCAGGTGCGTGTCGATGCGCTGGACCTGACCGTCGACTTTGGCGCCGGCGAGGAGATGATCACCGAGGTCTCCTGCAAATTCCGGCCGGATGCGGTGAGTGACGAACTGTCCGCGGCCGGCTTGCGCCGGATTCGTTGGTGGACCGACGAGGCGGGTGATTTCGGATTGTCGCTGGCCGCCAAGTGA
- the glpK gene encoding glycerol kinase GlpK — MSNVTLGEAELAESPEFIAAIDQGTTSTRCMIFDHDGAEVARHQLEHDQILPRAGWVEHNPVEIWERTASVLMSVLNASNISPKEIAALGITNQRETTLVWNRKTGRPYYNAIVWQDTRTDRIASALDRDGRGDVIRQKAGLPPATYFSGGKLQWILENVDGVREAAEKGEALFGTADTWVLWNLTGGPRGGVHVTDVTNASRTMLMNLETLDWDDELLSFFGIPREMLPKIESSSPVQPYGVTSETGPIGGEVPITGVLGDQHAAMVGQVCLDTGEAKNTYGTGNFLLLNTGEKIVRSQNGLLTTVCYQFGDAKPVYALEGSIAVTGSAVQWLRDQLGIISGASQSESLARQVADNGGVYFVPAFSGLFAPYWRSDARGAIVGLSRFNTNAHLARATLEAICYQSRDVVDAMEADSGVRLEILKVDGGITGNDLCMQIQADVLGVDVVRPVVAETTALGAAYAAGLAVGFWADPSELRANWREDKRWTPNWDDEQRAAGYAGWRKAVQRTLDWVDVS; from the coding sequence GTGTCCAACGTCACCCTAGGAGAGGCCGAGTTGGCCGAGTCGCCGGAATTCATCGCCGCCATCGACCAGGGCACCACCAGTACCCGCTGCATGATCTTCGATCACGACGGCGCCGAGGTGGCCCGTCATCAGCTCGAGCACGACCAGATCCTGCCGCGGGCCGGTTGGGTGGAGCACAACCCGGTCGAGATCTGGGAGCGCACCGCGTCTGTGTTGATGTCCGTGCTGAACGCGAGCAACATATCTCCGAAAGAGATTGCCGCACTTGGGATCACAAACCAGCGCGAGACGACGCTGGTATGGAATCGCAAGACCGGAAGACCCTATTACAACGCGATCGTCTGGCAGGACACCCGCACCGATCGCATCGCGTCGGCGCTGGACCGGGACGGCCGCGGCGACGTGATCCGCCAGAAGGCGGGTCTGCCGCCGGCGACGTACTTCTCGGGCGGCAAGTTGCAGTGGATTCTGGAGAATGTCGACGGGGTTCGCGAGGCCGCGGAAAAGGGTGAGGCACTGTTCGGCACCGCCGATACCTGGGTGTTGTGGAATCTGACCGGGGGGCCGCGCGGCGGCGTGCACGTCACCGACGTGACCAACGCCAGCCGGACCATGCTGATGAACCTGGAAACGCTGGACTGGGACGACGAGTTGCTGTCGTTCTTCGGCATTCCCCGGGAGATGTTGCCCAAGATCGAGTCGTCATCGCCGGTGCAGCCCTATGGTGTCACGTCCGAGACGGGTCCCATCGGCGGCGAGGTGCCGATCACCGGTGTCCTGGGTGACCAGCACGCGGCGATGGTCGGCCAGGTGTGTCTGGACACCGGCGAGGCCAAGAACACCTACGGCACCGGCAACTTCCTGCTGCTGAATACCGGTGAGAAGATCGTGCGGTCGCAGAACGGGCTGCTCACCACGGTGTGTTACCAGTTCGGGGACGCCAAGCCCGTGTACGCGCTGGAGGGCTCGATCGCGGTGACGGGCTCTGCGGTGCAGTGGCTGCGCGATCAGCTGGGCATCATCAGCGGCGCCTCGCAGAGCGAGTCGCTGGCCCGGCAGGTCGCCGACAACGGCGGGGTGTATTTCGTGCCGGCGTTCTCCGGGTTGTTCGCGCCCTACTGGCGATCCGACGCCCGCGGGGCGATCGTCGGGCTGTCCCGGTTCAACACCAACGCTCATCTGGCTCGCGCGACGCTGGAGGCGATCTGCTACCAGAGCCGCGACGTGGTGGACGCCATGGAGGCCGATTCCGGCGTGCGCCTCGAGATCTTGAAGGTCGACGGCGGTATCACCGGCAACGATCTGTGCATGCAGATCCAGGCTGACGTGCTGGGTGTGGACGTGGTCCGGCCGGTGGTGGCCGAGACCACCGCGCTCGGTGCCGCCTATGCGGCCGGGCTGGCGGTGGGTTTCTGGGCCGACCCGTCCGAATTGCGGGCCAACTGGCGCGAGGACAAACGCTGGACGCCGAATTGGGACGACGAACAGCGGGCCGCGGGATACGCGGGCTGGCGCAAGGCGGTGCAGCGGACCCTGGACTGGGTCGACGTGTCCTGA
- a CDS encoding sensor domain-containing protein: MRLAVTAVGIGLAIGGAANAAAHPSEPGVVSYAVLGKGSVGNIVGAPMGWEAVFTEPFQAYSVDLPVCNNWAEIGLPEVYNDPDLAAFNGATAQTSANDQNHLVKQAIGVFATGDAADRAFHRVVDRTAGCAGQTTAMHLDNGTTQVWSFAGGPAGATDENWTKQEAGTDRRCFVQTRLRENVLLQAKVCQSGNAGPAVNVLAGAMQNALGQ; the protein is encoded by the coding sequence ATGCGCCTTGCCGTCACAGCGGTGGGCATCGGCCTGGCCATCGGCGGAGCTGCCAACGCAGCGGCCCATCCGTCGGAGCCGGGAGTGGTGTCCTACGCCGTGCTCGGCAAGGGGTCGGTGGGCAACATCGTCGGCGCCCCGATGGGCTGGGAGGCGGTGTTCACCGAACCGTTCCAGGCCTACTCGGTCGATCTGCCGGTGTGCAACAACTGGGCGGAGATCGGCCTGCCCGAGGTGTACAACGATCCAGACCTGGCTGCGTTCAACGGAGCCACCGCGCAGACGTCGGCCAACGACCAGAATCACCTCGTCAAGCAGGCGATCGGCGTCTTCGCCACCGGCGACGCGGCCGACCGCGCGTTCCACCGCGTGGTCGACCGAACCGCGGGCTGCGCGGGCCAGACGACCGCCATGCATCTGGACAACGGCACCACCCAGGTGTGGTCGTTCGCCGGGGGACCGGCCGGCGCTACCGACGAGAACTGGACCAAGCAGGAGGCGGGAACAGATCGCCGGTGCTTCGTTCAAACCCGGCTGCGTGAAAACGTATTGCTTCAGGCCAAGGTCTGCCAATCTGGCAACGCCGGCCCTGCGGTCAACGTGTTGGCCGGGGCGATGCAGAACGCGCTGGGTCAGTAG
- the egtA gene encoding ergothioneine biosynthesis glutamate--cysteine ligase EgtA translates to MTRIAATAGSQLDKIDLANEELTSSAAVAAHIAEGCLVDGPLGRVGLELEAHCFDPADPLRRPSWDEISDVLEWLSPLPGGSAVTVEPGGAIELSGPPGDGVLPAIDAMTRDQAVLRNALAEAGLGLVFLGADPLRSPERVNPGARYRAMEQFFAASDSGAAGAAMMTSTASIQLNLDAGPQAGWADRVRLTHALGPTMIAIAANSPMLAGEFSGWQSTRQWVWGQMDSARCGPVLGVSGDDPGTDWARYALKAPVMMVHAPDAMAVTNYVPFTDWVDGRVLLGDRRPTIADLEYHLTTLFPPVRPRQWLEIRYLDSVPDAIWPALVFTLTTLLDDPAAADLAAAAVEPVATAWDTAARVGLRDRRLYAAANQCLSIAAERAPAELATAMQQMMLNVETGRCPADDFSDRVIEHGIAATVAAAAQGEQ, encoded by the coding sequence ATGACGCGCATCGCCGCTACCGCGGGCTCGCAGCTGGACAAGATCGATCTGGCCAATGAGGAATTGACCAGTTCGGCCGCCGTCGCAGCACACATCGCCGAAGGCTGCCTGGTTGACGGACCTCTGGGACGTGTCGGCCTGGAGTTGGAGGCGCACTGCTTCGACCCGGCCGATCCGCTGCGCCGGCCGAGCTGGGACGAGATCAGCGACGTGCTCGAGTGGCTGAGCCCACTCCCGGGCGGCAGCGCCGTCACCGTGGAGCCGGGCGGCGCCATCGAACTCTCGGGTCCGCCTGGCGACGGAGTGCTGCCCGCGATCGATGCCATGACGCGTGACCAGGCGGTGCTGAGGAATGCGCTGGCCGAGGCGGGTCTGGGCCTGGTTTTCCTGGGGGCCGACCCGCTGCGGTCGCCGGAGCGCGTCAACCCGGGCGCCCGGTATCGCGCCATGGAGCAGTTCTTCGCCGCCAGCGACAGCGGAGCCGCCGGCGCCGCGATGATGACGTCAACGGCGTCGATCCAGCTCAACCTGGACGCCGGCCCGCAGGCGGGCTGGGCCGACCGGGTACGCCTGACACACGCCCTGGGGCCGACGATGATCGCCATCGCCGCCAACTCCCCGATGCTGGCCGGCGAATTCTCCGGCTGGCAGTCCACCCGGCAGTGGGTGTGGGGCCAGATGGACTCGGCGCGCTGCGGACCTGTGCTGGGGGTCAGCGGAGATGATCCCGGCACCGATTGGGCCCGCTATGCGCTGAAGGCGCCCGTGATGATGGTGCATGCCCCGGACGCGATGGCGGTGACGAACTACGTGCCGTTCACCGACTGGGTGGACGGCCGGGTGCTGCTCGGCGACCGCCGGCCCACCATCGCCGACCTGGAATATCACCTGACCACGCTGTTTCCCCCGGTGCGGCCGCGGCAGTGGCTGGAGATCCGCTACCTCGACAGCGTCCCCGACGCGATCTGGCCCGCGCTGGTGTTCACGCTGACGACGTTGCTCGACGATCCGGCGGCCGCCGACCTGGCCGCCGCGGCCGTCGAACCGGTCGCCACCGCCTGGGACACCGCCGCCCGGGTCGGCCTGCGGGATCGGCGGCTCTACGCGGCGGCCAACCAGTGCCTGTCCATCGCCGCCGAGCGGGCTCCGGCCGAACTGGCTACCGCGATGCAGCAAATGATGCTGAATGTCGAAACCGGGCGATGTCCGGCGGACGACTTTTCCGATCGCGTCATCGAGCACGGAATCGCGGCCACTGTCGCCGCTGCGGCACAAGGGGAGCAGTGA
- the egtB gene encoding ergothioneine biosynthesis protein EgtB, translating into MTAAREQLAGDLERARTRTLRLVDFDDDELRRQYDPLMSPLVWDLAHIGQQEELWLLRGGNPDRPGMLPLEIEGLYDAFVHSRASRVELPLLSPAQARTFCRTVRDAALDALDALPEDAADFQFGLVISHENQHGETMLQALNLRSGAPLLREISPVPAGRPELAGTSVLVPAGPFVLGVDAATEPYSLDNERPAHVVEVPSFRIGRVPVTNAQWRDFIDDGGYTQPRWWSDRGWQHRQQAGLSAPQFWNADTRTRFGYTEEIPGDEPVQHVSYFEAEAFASWAGARLPTEVEWEKACAWDPATESRRRYPWGDQPPTPERANLGGTALRPAPVGAYPAGASAYGAEQMLGDVWEWTSSPLRPWPGFVPMIYERYSQPFFDGDYRVLRGGSWAVEQSILRPSFRNWDHPYRRQIFSGVRLAWDA; encoded by the coding sequence GTGACAGCAGCACGGGAACAACTGGCCGGCGACCTGGAGCGGGCACGCACCCGGACCCTACGGTTGGTGGATTTCGACGACGACGAACTTCGCCGGCAGTACGACCCGCTGATGAGCCCGCTGGTGTGGGACTTGGCGCATATCGGTCAGCAGGAAGAGCTGTGGTTGCTGCGCGGCGGCAACCCGGATCGGCCGGGCATGCTGCCTCTCGAGATCGAAGGACTCTACGACGCGTTCGTGCACTCCCGGGCCAGCCGGGTGGAGCTGCCGCTGTTGTCCCCGGCCCAGGCGCGCACGTTCTGCCGTACGGTCCGCGACGCCGCACTGGACGCTCTGGACGCCCTGCCGGAAGACGCGGCGGACTTCCAGTTCGGCCTGGTCATCAGCCACGAAAATCAGCATGGCGAGACCATGCTGCAGGCGTTGAACCTGCGTTCCGGCGCCCCGTTGCTGCGGGAGATCTCGCCGGTCCCCGCCGGACGGCCGGAACTGGCTGGAACGTCGGTGCTGGTGCCCGCAGGACCATTCGTCCTCGGCGTGGACGCCGCCACCGAGCCCTACTCGCTGGACAATGAACGGCCCGCGCACGTGGTGGAGGTGCCGAGCTTCCGGATCGGACGGGTACCCGTCACGAACGCGCAATGGCGCGACTTCATCGACGACGGGGGCTATACCCAGCCGCGGTGGTGGTCCGACCGCGGGTGGCAGCATCGGCAACAGGCCGGCCTCAGCGCACCCCAGTTCTGGAACGCCGACACCCGAACCCGGTTCGGCTACACCGAGGAGATTCCCGGCGACGAGCCGGTGCAGCACGTCTCGTATTTCGAGGCCGAGGCGTTCGCGTCCTGGGCGGGTGCCCGGCTGCCCACCGAGGTCGAGTGGGAGAAGGCCTGCGCCTGGGATCCGGCGACCGAGTCCCGCAGGCGCTACCCGTGGGGTGACCAACCCCCGACGCCTGAGCGAGCAAATCTCGGTGGCACCGCGTTACGCCCCGCTCCCGTCGGCGCCTACCCGGCCGGTGCCTCGGCATATGGCGCTGAGCAGATGCTGGGCGACGTGTGGGAATGGACCAGTTCGCCGCTGCGTCCCTGGCCGGGTTTCGTGCCGATGATCTACGAGCGCTACTCCCAGCCCTTCTTCGACGGCGACTACCGGGTGCTGCGCGGCGGCTCGTGGGCGGTCGAACAGTCCATCCTGCGTCCCAGCTTCCGCAATTGGGACCATCCCTACCGTCGGCAGATCTTCTCGGGTGTCCGGTTGGCCTGGGACGCCTGA
- a CDS encoding helix-turn-helix transcriptional regulator: MPQLPPARYLLRAKDFADARYAEPITVDDLAAAAGLSRSHFSRMFTRTFGESPRAYLQTRRLERAAALLRYTDRSVADIAVMVGLRSVGSFTTTFARVYGLPPAAFRASLPPASVHARVPSCILARDTRPPADSRVKTAHGEKTNGSAGS; this comes from the coding sequence ATGCCGCAGCTGCCGCCGGCCCGCTACCTGCTCCGCGCCAAGGACTTCGCCGACGCCCGCTACGCCGAGCCGATCACGGTGGATGACCTGGCCGCGGCCGCGGGCCTGTCCCGTTCGCACTTCAGCCGGATGTTCACCCGCACCTTCGGTGAATCGCCGCGCGCATACCTGCAGACCCGCCGGCTGGAGCGGGCGGCGGCGTTGCTGCGCTACACCGATCGCTCTGTCGCCGATATCGCCGTGATGGTCGGGTTGCGCAGTGTCGGTTCGTTCACAACGACTTTCGCCCGCGTTTACGGACTGCCGCCGGCCGCCTTTCGGGCCAGCCTCCCGCCTGCGTCGGTGCATGCGCGGGTACCCAGCTGCATCCTCGCCCGTGACACCCGCCCACCCGCAGACAGCCGCGTCAAGACAGCACACGGGGAGAAGACGAACGGCTCGGCCGGGTCGTAG